From a region of the Paenibacillus sp. R14(2021) genome:
- a CDS encoding pyrimidine/purine nucleoside phosphorylase, translating to MSQYENVTVVKKANVYFDGKVTSRTVLFADGTKKTLGIMMPGEYEFGTDAKEIMEILAGELKVLLPGDSEWISISGEGEFTVPANSKFKLQIATVTDYACSYIQE from the coding sequence AATGTAACCGTTGTGAAGAAAGCAAATGTCTATTTCGACGGTAAAGTTACAAGCCGCACCGTTCTGTTCGCAGACGGCACGAAGAAAACACTCGGCATCATGATGCCGGGCGAGTATGAATTTGGCACAGATGCCAAAGAAATCATGGAAATTCTGGCAGGCGAGCTGAAAGTGCTGCTGCCTGGCGATTCCGAGTGGATCAGCATCTCCGGCGAAGGCGAATTCACGGTGCCGGCCAACTCGAAGTTCAAGCTTCAAATCGCAACGGTTACGGATTACGCTTGCTCGTACATCCAAGAATAA